From the Hevea brasiliensis isolate MT/VB/25A 57/8 chromosome 15, ASM3005281v1, whole genome shotgun sequence genome, one window contains:
- the LOC110641316 gene encoding uncharacterized protein LOC110641316, translating to MDSFFQGIRSRELTGFRVRKRPCIGDKASDFAEFGGLAIEHNGDETPPLAISFGKTSKSSHILAVSDEDGYLSLFDARKKLPSHASHQECSGKSRISEWVAHQNAIFDICWIKEDTSILTASGDQTIKVWDAQEEKCTGVLMGHTGSIKSMYPHPANSDLLVSGSRDGSFAIWDLRCKVASKSRCSEACITSTAMVRRAHVSPQAKRIRRNKAASMSITSVLYLKDGISIATAGAVDSIVKFWDTRNLKAQVTQACPHPKSSTEKERRLHGISSLSQDLNGVFLTASCMDNRIYLYNVLQLEKGPIKSFSGCRIESFFVKSAISPDAAQILTGSSDGNAYIWQVNKPDKDPITLKTHDGEVTAVDWCPLDGKIATASDDFTVRIWNVQSSCADSRSPSSIRRRIMAIPTEECRRLLRNEELMGLAKAPGDLHPSDEVCHEMDSLNSITMPAISTPEPQRRRFSSDCDSKETFEKTPEAAMKSPSSVLNPPSSLKRKTIRDYFLAAQ from the exons ATGGACTCCTTCTTCCAAGGCATCAGGTCCAGAGAACTCACCGGATTCAGAG ttCGAAAACGGCCGTGTATCGGTGATAAGGCGTCTGATTTTGCTGAATTTGGAGGTCTGGCCATTGAACATAATGGTGATGAGACGCCTCCTTTGGCCATTTCTTTTGGCAAG ACAAGTAAAAGTTCCCATATTTTGGCTGTGTCTGATGAGGATGGTTACTTGAGCTTATTTGATGCTCGTAAAAAACTTCCTTCTCATGCATCTCATCAAGAATGTTCAG GAAAATCAAGAATCAGTGAATGGGTGGCTCACCAGAATGCCATATTTGATATATGCTGGATCAAG GAAGATACCAGCATCCTCACTGCTTCGGGTGATCAAACT ATTAAGGTATGGGATGCACAGGAGGAGAAATGCACTGGAGTTTTGATGGGGCATACAGGAAGTATTAAATCTATGTATCCCCATCCAGCAAATTCTG ATCTTCTTGTTTCTGGTTCAAGAGATGGGTCCTTTGCCATATGGGACTTGAGATGCAAGGTTGCTTCTAAGAGTAGATGCAGTGAAGCTTGCATAAC TTCAACTGCCATGGTCAGGAGAGCTCATGTTTCACCTCAAGCAAAGCGAATTAGACGGAACAAA GCTGCTTCCATGAGCATTACATCAGTTCTTTATCTCAAGGATGGAATCTCCATTGCCACTGCTGGGGCAGTGGACAG CATTGTAAAATTCTGGGATACCAGAAATTTAAAGGCTCAGGTCACTCAGGCTTGTCCTCATCCTAAATCATCAACTGAAAAG GAAAGAAGATTGCATGGCATATCAAGCCTGTCCCAGGATTTAAATGGAGTCTTTCTTACAGCTTCATGCATGGATAATAG AATATACTTGTATAATGTGCTTCAGCTTGAAAAAGGTCCAATTAAGTCGTTCTCTGGATGCCGGATTGAATCATTCTTTGTAAAG TCAGCAATCAGTCCTGATGCAGCTCAAATTCTCACTGGCTCTAGCGATGGAAATGCCTACATATGGCAG GTGAACAAGCCTGACAAAGATCCCATTACATTGAAAACCCATGATGGAGAAGTTACAGCAGTAGATTG GTGCCCATTAGATGGCAAGATAGCTACTGCTTCAGATGATTTCACC GTTCGCATTTGGAATGTCCAAAGCAGTTGTGCAGATTCAAGGTCACCTTCGTCCATTAGAAGGAGAATAATGGCAATTCCAACTGAAGAATGTCGAAGGCTTTTAAGGAATGAAGAACTGATGGGTCTTGCAAAAGCTCCCGGTGATTTGCATCCTTCGGATGAAGTATGCCATGAAATGGACTCACTAAACTCTATCACAATGCCTGCAATAAGTACTCCTGAACCTCAGAGGAGAAGGTTCTCATCGGATTGTGATTCAAAAGAAACTTTTGAGAAAACTCCTGAAGCAGCAATGAAGAGTCCATCTTCTGTATTGAACCCGCCTTCTTCCTTGAAAAGAAAAACCATCCGGGATTACTTTCTAGCTGCACAGTAA